The genomic region ATCCTCACAGAGATGGAACGAACGACGTCGTCCCACCGATCCACCTTTCGACTACGTTCGAGTGGGCCAGCGGGGAAGATGCCAATGAACACGACTATTCGCGCGAGAGCAATCCGACGCGGGCAGCCCTCGAAGAGCAGTTAGCCCGCCTCGAAGGCGGCGAGCATGGGTTGGCGTTCGCCTCCGGAATGGCCGCTACATCGACGACGATGCTGTCACTGGTCCCACCGGGAGGGCACGTCGTCTCCTCGGACACCATCTATAGCGGAACCGAAAAACTGCTCACGGAACACATGGCCGGACATCTCGGCGTTGACATCGACTTTGTTGACGCCCGTGACCCCGACAACGTCGCCGATGCAGTCAATGCGGACACTGACTTGATCTGGGCAGAAACACCGTCGAACCCCTTGATTAGGTTGTGCGATATCCAAACGATAGCCGACATCGCCGATGACCACGATGCCCTGTTCGGCGTGGACAGTACCTTTGCGAGTCCGTACTGCCAAGCCCCACTTGAACTGGGTGCTGATGTCGTCGTTCACAGCACTACCAAGTATCTCAACGGGCACTCCGACTCGATCGGCGGTGCTGTTATCACCGATGACGATGAAGTTTTCGAGCAATTAGCGTTCGCGCAGCGGGTCGGGCTTGGGAATATGCTTTCGCCGTTCGACTGCTACCTCGTTGCGCGAGGTATCAAGACGCTGCCCGCACGGATGGAACACCACGAGAAGAACGCGATGGCAGTTGCCCAGTTCCTTGAGAGCCACGATCGGGTCACTCGTGTCCACTATCCGGGTCTTGAGAGCCACCCACAACACGAGCTTGCGAGTGAGCAGATGTCGGGGTACAGCGGGATGCTGTCCTTCGAGTTTGACGGCACACTCATCGAACTTGAGGCGTTCATAGAGGGACTTGAGGTATTCACGCCGGGAGCTAGTCTCGGTGGGGTCGAGAGCCTTGTTGAGGTACCGTCACTAATGATTCCGGACGAGTTCAGTCGTAGTGAGGAGTCAGCAGAGATTCCCGAGACGTTGGTCCGAGTGTCCGTTGGCCTCGAAGACGCTGATGACCTCTGCGAGGACCTCCGGAAGGCACTACCGTAGGCGCACGTTCCCCTTTTCTCCGACTGTCCCGATCTGCAAGCAGAAATACGAATTGTCCCTAAACGAAAGAGTGCGGATTATTCGAGCGGTTCGATTACGTCTCCGGGGCGAATTATCCCATCTTCGACAATATCCGCTCGGAGTCCACCTCGGTGAGTGAGTGCCTGCAAAACACCGTCTTGAGTGATGCGCTGAAGATGATTACACGGTTCACACAGTCGATCCCCTCGACAGATGGCGTCACCGACTCGAAATCGTTGTCCAACGAGATGATTGAGTGCGACATCACGGGTTTCGATGTTTCGTCGGTGTTCTCCCGGTGCGAGTTCGATTCCCGCTTCACGTTCGATTGCTGTGACAGCCTCCTGCTCGATCAACGTGAGGTCGTACCCATCGTGGCGTTCTTCATCTGGTTCCCACTCGACGAAGGTTCCCGTCTCAATCTCGCTAAAGTAGCGATCACCTCGAAGACCGTTTCCGGCAACTGCTTCAACGTCGGTCTGTTCTTCCATCTCCGCTTCGGCTTCAGATGCGATAAAAATCCGTTTGATAGTACCACTCCCGGTCATGTGTGCTATGCGCGTTTAGCACAGTATAAATACTCGGGTGTAGGTTGTTGGCAAGGTACCTCAGGGGTATGTCCGCACGTGTAGTGAACAGACAGTTCAGTCCAAATAGATCGAAAGGTACGTCATGCGAATCGTTCTATGGTACCCTCATGTACGGTCTTATCGATCCCGAGTCAAATTTTCTAGACATCTCACAGCGGTAGCTCTCCAGTTACTGTGGGGTATTTTTAAGCCGCTCAATACCAACGACTATGATACCGAAAGGGCGATGAACGATCTTACTGATCCGCGGTCGCCGCTGCCGGAGTGGATCGTGGACGCGTACGATGTCCTCTGTACGTCTTGTTTCAATTCAGCCGACGAAGAAGGCGTCCAGTCAGTCCCTCGAGAGAAAGCGCTCACGGTGCTTCTCACTGCTGAGACTCTATCTCTCGAACCCGAAGACGCAAACCACGCACTCACCCGGTTACTCGAGCGAGGGTACGTCTATGCGGTTGATGGGGAACTCCGTGTGACGACACCAGAGACTGACGTGTAATGCATAATTCGGGAGGTGACCGCCCACTTCAAAAGATGGCTGATATCTGATATCGCATATCACTCGTTCAAATCCGATAGTACTCAGACCGGTGACGGTTCTGGCAGTAAAAAAAACAACCTGCCTTGGTCAAGCGTACAACTGAGAACGGAAGCCAATGGCTCATAATTGGGTACGAAAATCCAGGAATACAGGTAGTAGCCTAGTCAGTCCTCACTTTGCAATTCAACGAATGAATTGCTTCCACACCGGCAAGATGGCCTGTTACTAGCCCGCGTCAATGTCCCATCAGGAAGTCGAAACGCGGGATAGACAGCTCCGCATTCAGTACAGCGGATGGAAACCTCCTCTGTACTACCCTGATCCTTCATCGTCGATAGAGTGAACGAGACGAAGTGAACATATAGAGGTGGTGGCTATTCCGTTATCCGACGCTGATCGATACGCATCTATATGGTCGCGGGTCACCTGCCACTGATCGCTAACGGTCCGTTCCAATGACACAGAGGAAGGGACCCTCGACTGTCTTCTTACTCCGAACGAAGACCCTGCACATCGGACTGCGTCACGCAGAGCCAAAGTTCACCAACAGAGAATCGGATCTCCAGTCCAGTGTGCGGACCGGCCGAGTTCACGAGTTGCTCGAGTGATTCGACATCGATCACCCGGTGGAGTTGGTACTCGTCACGATTGAGACCCACCGTTTCGAGCGAGTCGATGATTTCGAAGAGGAGTTCCTGATCACTCATCTATCATCACCTCGTCGACGACGTCGATGATCCCTGCGGCTGTCGAACTGATCCGCTCGAGTCGGTCGAAGATCACTTCCGACTCTTCGCCCTGCCACGCAGCGAGGTAGAACGCTGAGCCGCTCGTATCCAGTCCGAAGTACCGTCCGACAATGTAGCCGACTGCTTCCGCCTCAAGTTCGCGTTTCGACCGTTCAGTCTCGTTGTCGATGCCACTATGCAAGAGTGCATGCGCATACTCGTGGACGGAGGTCAGCGAGTGCGCCTCGATCTCGACCCAGCCCGGCGGGATCTCGCGGGCCATGTCGATTGAGATGACGAGGACGCTATTGCGAGACTCGGTGCCCTGCGCGATGAAGCGGTCGAATGCCTCAAGGAGTGCCTCGATCGAGGTTGAGCCGTCGACGGTCGCGACGTCGTCCTCGAGGGCGTTGTGCCAGAGTTCGAGGGTGTCTTCGAAGACGGTCATCCCTTGAGCTCACCTCCGCTACCGAAGTCTCCGAGTTCCAGTTGCCTGTCGCGCTCGTCGAAGCGGCACTCGGGGTAGTGGTC from Natrinema versiforme harbors:
- a CDS encoding MOSC domain-containing protein codes for the protein MTGSGTIKRIFIASEAEAEMEEQTDVEAVAGNGLRGDRYFSEIETGTFVEWEPDEERHDGYDLTLIEQEAVTAIEREAGIELAPGEHRRNIETRDVALNHLVGQRFRVGDAICRGDRLCEPCNHLQRITQDGVLQALTHRGGLRADIVEDGIIRPGDVIEPLE
- a CDS encoding PLP-dependent aspartate aminotransferase family protein: MTRHNSQFDGNRFATIAVGAAETETHPHRDGTNDVVPPIHLSTTFEWASGEDANEHDYSRESNPTRAALEEQLARLEGGEHGLAFASGMAATSTTMLSLVPPGGHVVSSDTIYSGTEKLLTEHMAGHLGVDIDFVDARDPDNVADAVNADTDLIWAETPSNPLIRLCDIQTIADIADDHDALFGVDSTFASPYCQAPLELGADVVVHSTTKYLNGHSDSIGGAVITDDDEVFEQLAFAQRVGLGNMLSPFDCYLVARGIKTLPARMEHHEKNAMAVAQFLESHDRVTRVHYPGLESHPQHELASEQMSGYSGMLSFEFDGTLIELEAFIEGLEVFTPGASLGGVESLVEVPSLMIPDEFSRSEESAEIPETLVRVSVGLEDADDLCEDLRKALP